Proteins from a genomic interval of Neodiprion lecontei isolate iyNeoLeco1 chromosome 2, iyNeoLeco1.1, whole genome shotgun sequence:
- the LOC107223948 gene encoding uncharacterized protein LOC107223948 isoform X1 → MEFSRISSIKQESDEDIDDDDHSVSTMLLPIPQMHDNDFIASDEQDNEFLRLTSMVREVYSSHLYKSLYANYLVCCETKHTPISQPDLKKCAGQMELNAVRASLEASLYRQAMLKMISDVKGHTTVKKVHNKLNLFLKAPQRYIDIGVQTDEVLHIEKSRTPDTTTPLTIKDPHVQISSVTSNYDESIVTVVSPPIEMRKCSLDERVSLILKSEVDIQDESTIVKFENDTQEVSESEATDCNLDLKSGDIFKSIKDFACLQTGSSEQVHNDVEAIFGDENTVDIAQAQNDNDSQDSILQHMEDMFCESNDSTDLMALIEKHSGISKANIDMEICKMCPEINAPKLITTPVAKRKDNTGESSEVHANKRKLSFSSYKKMKKRGKGEECASPKAEETADEKKKRKASGVWLVERIHQVSKLKAKMMEISTSNYRRHGRIKAKFLELFGESDDEDMMPDSPICIEEHLNACKERIAPWVVKHLMPFYKKKRITDRKLFKTVAKHVADMLIIENTFPEESDVNKHVQKYFKNKKTIKTKPDIFI, encoded by the exons ATGGAGTTTAGCAGGATATCTTCAATAAAACAGGAATCCGATGAAGATATCGACGATGACGATCATTCCGTTAGCACAATGCTATTGCCGATTCCTCAGATGCATGACAATGATTTCATTGCCAGTGATGAACAAGACAATGAATTCCTTCGCCTCACTTCCATG GTAAGAGAGGTATATTCTTCGCACCTTTATAAGTCTTTGTACGCAAATTACCTAGTATGCTGCGAAACGAAGCATACTCCTATCTCTCAACCAGATTTAAAAAAGTGCGCCGGACAGATGGAACTAAACGCTGTTAGAGCTTCTTTGGAAGCTTCGTTGTACAGACAAGCAATGCTTAAAATg ATTTCAGATGTGAAGGGGCACACGACTGTGAAGAAAGTGCATAACAAATTGAACCTCTTTTTAAAAGCGCCGCAAAGATATATCGACATTGGTGTTCAAACAGACGAAGTATTGCATATAGAAAAGAGTCGAACTCCAGACACAACGACTCCTTTAACCATCAAGGACCCCCATGTTCAAATTTCATCAGTAACGTCGAACTATGATGAGTCCATAGTCACAGTTGTTAGTCCACCaatagaaatgagaaaatgcAGTTTAGACGAGAGAGTATCGTTGATTCTGAAGTCGGAAGTTGACATTCAGGACGAAAGCAccattgtaaaatttgaaaatgacaCGCAGGAGGTATCTGAGTCTGAAGCAACAGACTGTAACTTGGATTTAAAATCTGGCGACATATTCAAGTCTATAAAAGACTTTGCATGCCTGCAGACCGGCAGCTCTGAGCAGGTGCACAACGACGTTGAAGCAATTTTTGGCGACGAGAACACAGTCGACATTGCTCAAGCGCAGAACGATAACGATTCGCAAGACTCGATTCTGCAACACATGGAAGATATGTTCTGTGAGAGCAACGACAGCACCGATCTGATGGCACTGATAGAGAAGCACTCCGGAATTTCCAAAGCCAATATTGACATGGAAATCTGCAAAATGTGTCCTGAAATCAATGCTCCAAAGCTTATCACTACACCTGTTGCTAAAAGAAAAGATAATACTGGTGAATCATCAGAAGTACATGCAAACAAGAGAAAACTCAGCTTTTCgagttacaaaaaaatgaagaagcgAGGCAAGGGTGAAGAATGCGCCTCTCCAAAGGCAGAAGAGACTGcagacgaaaagaaaaaacggaaaGCGAGCGGCGTTTGGCTGGTTGAACGGATTCATCAAGTCTCAAAGTTGAAGGCAAAAATGATGGAGATTTCGACCAGCAATTATCGCAGACACGGCAGAATAAAAGCAAAGTTTTTAGAACTCTTTGGCGAGTCTGACGACGAAGATATGATGCCTGATTCGCCGATTTGTATTGAGGAACATTTAAATGCTTGTAAGGAACGCATCGCTCCTTGGGTTGTCAAGCATTTAATGcctttttataaaaaaaaacggatcACAGATaggaaattattcaaaaccGTTGCCAAACACGTTGCTGATATGCTTATCATTGAAAATACATTTCCTG AAGAAAGCGATGTGAATAAACACGTACAGAAATACTTCAAGAATAAGAAGACGATAAAAACGAAACCAGACATATTTATATGA
- the LOC107223948 gene encoding uncharacterized protein LOC107223948 isoform X2 has protein sequence MYPILTKLISDVKGHTTVKKVHNKLNLFLKAPQRYIDIGVQTDEVLHIEKSRTPDTTTPLTIKDPHVQISSVTSNYDESIVTVVSPPIEMRKCSLDERVSLILKSEVDIQDESTIVKFENDTQEVSESEATDCNLDLKSGDIFKSIKDFACLQTGSSEQVHNDVEAIFGDENTVDIAQAQNDNDSQDSILQHMEDMFCESNDSTDLMALIEKHSGISKANIDMEICKMCPEINAPKLITTPVAKRKDNTGESSEVHANKRKLSFSSYKKMKKRGKGEECASPKAEETADEKKKRKASGVWLVERIHQVSKLKAKMMEISTSNYRRHGRIKAKFLELFGESDDEDMMPDSPICIEEHLNACKERIAPWVVKHLMPFYKKKRITDRKLFKTVAKHVADMLIIENTFPEESDVNKHVQKYFKNKKTIKTKPDIFI, from the exons ATGTACCCGATATTAACGAAATTG ATTTCAGATGTGAAGGGGCACACGACTGTGAAGAAAGTGCATAACAAATTGAACCTCTTTTTAAAAGCGCCGCAAAGATATATCGACATTGGTGTTCAAACAGACGAAGTATTGCATATAGAAAAGAGTCGAACTCCAGACACAACGACTCCTTTAACCATCAAGGACCCCCATGTTCAAATTTCATCAGTAACGTCGAACTATGATGAGTCCATAGTCACAGTTGTTAGTCCACCaatagaaatgagaaaatgcAGTTTAGACGAGAGAGTATCGTTGATTCTGAAGTCGGAAGTTGACATTCAGGACGAAAGCAccattgtaaaatttgaaaatgacaCGCAGGAGGTATCTGAGTCTGAAGCAACAGACTGTAACTTGGATTTAAAATCTGGCGACATATTCAAGTCTATAAAAGACTTTGCATGCCTGCAGACCGGCAGCTCTGAGCAGGTGCACAACGACGTTGAAGCAATTTTTGGCGACGAGAACACAGTCGACATTGCTCAAGCGCAGAACGATAACGATTCGCAAGACTCGATTCTGCAACACATGGAAGATATGTTCTGTGAGAGCAACGACAGCACCGATCTGATGGCACTGATAGAGAAGCACTCCGGAATTTCCAAAGCCAATATTGACATGGAAATCTGCAAAATGTGTCCTGAAATCAATGCTCCAAAGCTTATCACTACACCTGTTGCTAAAAGAAAAGATAATACTGGTGAATCATCAGAAGTACATGCAAACAAGAGAAAACTCAGCTTTTCgagttacaaaaaaatgaagaagcgAGGCAAGGGTGAAGAATGCGCCTCTCCAAAGGCAGAAGAGACTGcagacgaaaagaaaaaacggaaaGCGAGCGGCGTTTGGCTGGTTGAACGGATTCATCAAGTCTCAAAGTTGAAGGCAAAAATGATGGAGATTTCGACCAGCAATTATCGCAGACACGGCAGAATAAAAGCAAAGTTTTTAGAACTCTTTGGCGAGTCTGACGACGAAGATATGATGCCTGATTCGCCGATTTGTATTGAGGAACATTTAAATGCTTGTAAGGAACGCATCGCTCCTTGGGTTGTCAAGCATTTAATGcctttttataaaaaaaaacggatcACAGATaggaaattattcaaaaccGTTGCCAAACACGTTGCTGATATGCTTATCATTGAAAATACATTTCCTG AAGAAAGCGATGTGAATAAACACGTACAGAAATACTTCAAGAATAAGAAGACGATAAAAACGAAACCAGACATATTTATATGA